The genomic DNA TCAATTCCCATTACTGCAATAATTTTATCACTTTGCCTAGGTAATACAGGTTCGTGTTCTGCTGGAACTTTAAAAGGCTTCCTTCTAGCTCCATCTGCTTCTACCAAAATAATATCAAAAATTTCCTCTCTTTTTATTTTTTCTATCCAATTTTGAGGCACCCCTTTTAATTTTCTCTTATCTTTTAAAATTTTTGTAGCAAGACATAAAATTTGATGTTGTTTTTCATACTTTTTTATTTGATAAATTGCCTTATTATACTCAGGTTCTATTATTAATTGAGAAGCCTTGTTCCCTTGATTTAGAGAAAAATGAGTGGTAGTAGTAATCAATATTTTTTTCCCCAACCTATCATACTCCCTTGCCAATAAAAATATCGCAGTAGTTTTTCCTCCTCCTCCTATAAAAGAAATAACCTTTGGAAATTTTTTTATATTTAAAACTTGATAAAAATTCATTTTTTCACCAACTTTTATAAATAAATTTTATTTATAATTCATAAAAATTTAAAAATTCCCATTTTCAAAAGATTTCGAAAACAGGAATTTGATAAAGATCAACATTTGCTATCGATCCATCTCTTCTCTTTCTTTTTGTTCTTCTACGATACTCTTTTTAGGTAATATAATATTTAGAACAAATGCAACTATCGTAGCAATAATAACTGGAGAGCTTCCAAAAATATCAATAAACCATTTAGGAAATGCTTCTATAGATGCAGGTACCATATCAATTCCCATTCCTAATGCTACAGCCAATCCTACTAAAGAAGTATTTCTAGCAGATAATTCCTCTTGCATAATTAATTTCATTCCTGACATAGTAATGAGTGCAAATACCGAAATTGTTGCTCCTCCTAATACTGCTTGCGGAATCGTTGTCATTAAAGCACCAAATTTAGGAATAAATCCACAAAGCAAAATAATCACTGCAGAAATAGCTAATACAAATCTACTTACTACTTTATTCATAGCAACAATTCCAACATTTTGACTAAAGGTTGCAGTTGGAAGACCTCCAAACAAAGATCCAATGATACTAGCAACTCCATTTCCAACAATTCCACCAGAAAGTTCTTCATCTGTGGGCTCTCGATCCAATCCGCCTGCAGTTGTAGCAGATAAATCCCCTACAGCTTGAATGGAATTTACTATATACATAATACTCATAGTAATCACTGCAGTTGTATTAAATTGCATACCAAAATATCCAAATTTCGGTAAAGCAAACCATCCCGCTTTTCCGATTGCTGAAAAATCTACCATTCCCATAAAAATAGAAATAACATATCCTACCATAATTCCAACCAATATAGAAGCCAACTTTAAATAACCCTTTGTAAAATTATTACAAATAATAACCACCAAAAGAGTAATCAGGGCAATTCCCCAATTTTGAAGACTTCCATAACCAGGAGATCCATTCCCTCCTGCCATATAATTAATCGCTACAGGATAAAGAGATAATCCTATCGTAAGCACCACAGTCCCTGAAACAATAGGTGGAAAATACTTTCTAAGAGGTTTAATAAAAATTCCTACTAAAATCGCCATAAACCCTCCTATCAATTGTGCGCCTAATACTCCAGCAATCCCATAATCTCCTACAATAGATAATACAGTAGGAATATAAGCAAAACTTACTCCCATAATTACTGGTAATCTTGATCCTGCTCTAAAGCCCCATCCCCCAATAGGATAAAGCTGTAATAAAGTAGCAATTCCTGCAATAAACATACAAGTCTGTACAAGAATAGTACTATCCTCTGCACTTAATCCTGCAACTCCAGAAACGATGATCGCAGGGGTAACGTTTCCAACCAACATGGCTAGAACATGTTGTAAACTTAAAGGAGCTGCTTTTCCTAAAGAAGGTTTTCCATCTAAGTCAAATAAAGAAGTATTCTTTGGTCTATTCGCTTCCATCACTATCCTCCTTTTATACTTTAAATAATAACAAATACTTTTCCTCATCAAAGTAAATAAAGTTTCATCTTTTTTATAAGCAATTGAACGGAATGTTTTTCATATGAAAAACATTCCATTCAATAAATTCACT from Garciella nitratireducens DSM 15102 includes the following:
- the yqeC gene encoding selenium cofactor biosynthesis protein YqeC; this encodes MNFYQVLNIKKFPKVISFIGGGGKTTAIFLLAREYDRLGKKILITTTTHFSLNQGNKASQLIIEPEYNKAIYQIKKYEKQHQILCLATKILKDKRKLKGVPQNWIEKIKREEIFDIILVEADGARRKPFKVPAEHEPVLPRQSDKIIAVMGIEALNRPITSQYIHRPERALFLLGKNEEKNDTLLTEEYISKIFFHKQGILKEIDREKEVYILINKVDKEKQLKAFQLAYQLRKESTFPNLKILIGQIQDLQNPIKFIIE
- a CDS encoding uracil-xanthine permease family protein, whose protein sequence is MEANRPKNTSLFDLDGKPSLGKAAPLSLQHVLAMLVGNVTPAIIVSGVAGLSAEDSTILVQTCMFIAGIATLLQLYPIGGWGFRAGSRLPVIMGVSFAYIPTVLSIVGDYGIAGVLGAQLIGGFMAILVGIFIKPLRKYFPPIVSGTVVLTIGLSLYPVAINYMAGGNGSPGYGSLQNWGIALITLLVVIICNNFTKGYLKLASILVGIMVGYVISIFMGMVDFSAIGKAGWFALPKFGYFGMQFNTTAVITMSIMYIVNSIQAVGDLSATTAGGLDREPTDEELSGGIVGNGVASIIGSLFGGLPTATFSQNVGIVAMNKVVSRFVLAISAVIILLCGFIPKFGALMTTIPQAVLGGATISVFALITMSGMKLIMQEELSARNTSLVGLAVALGMGIDMVPASIEAFPKWFIDIFGSSPVIIATIVAFVLNIILPKKSIVEEQKEREEMDR